Proteins encoded by one window of Salmonirosea aquatica:
- a CDS encoding Gfo/Idh/MocA family protein, producing the protein MKQINIAIVGLGFGAEFIPIYQRHPHANMYAICQRTESKLNAVGDEFGIDVRYTSYDELLADPKVDAVHINSPIPNHAEQTLKALRAGKHVACTVPMATSVEDCMEIVKVCQETGLKYMMMETVVYAREFLFVKELYEKGELGKVQFLKASHQQDMEGWPDYWPGLPPMHYATHCVGPVAGLLRLEAEYVSCFGSGTISEDLVKIHNSPFAVESAHIKFKDSDLSAYVYRSLFDTARQYRESFEVYGSKKSFEWPLIEGEHPVIHTAKKPEPEIPERVETPDYAHLLPEEIQSFTGRGVYDAGEKAHLSFVQGGGHGGSHPHLAHEFISALIEDRDPFPNAAQSANWTSVGILAHESAMQGGKIIQVPDFKNP; encoded by the coding sequence ATGAAACAAATTAACATTGCCATTGTCGGTCTGGGATTTGGGGCCGAGTTCATTCCCATCTATCAGCGGCATCCCCACGCCAATATGTACGCTATCTGCCAGCGCACCGAATCGAAACTCAACGCCGTGGGCGACGAATTTGGAATCGATGTACGTTACACCAGCTACGATGAACTGCTGGCCGATCCCAAAGTGGATGCCGTACACATCAACTCACCCATTCCCAACCACGCCGAGCAGACGTTGAAAGCTTTGCGGGCGGGTAAACATGTGGCGTGTACGGTACCCATGGCTACTTCGGTGGAAGACTGCATGGAGATTGTGAAGGTCTGTCAGGAAACCGGCCTGAAATATATGATGATGGAAACGGTAGTCTACGCCCGCGAATTCCTTTTTGTCAAAGAGTTATACGAAAAAGGGGAATTGGGGAAAGTACAGTTCCTGAAAGCCAGCCACCAGCAGGATATGGAAGGCTGGCCCGACTATTGGCCCGGCTTACCGCCGATGCACTACGCCACGCACTGCGTGGGACCCGTGGCCGGACTACTCAGGCTGGAAGCCGAGTATGTTTCCTGCTTTGGCTCGGGTACCATCAGCGAGGATCTGGTGAAAATCCATAATTCGCCGTTTGCCGTAGAATCGGCCCATATCAAATTCAAGGATAGCGACTTGTCGGCCTATGTGTACCGTTCGCTGTTTGACACCGCCCGGCAGTACCGCGAAAGCTTCGAGGTATACGGTAGTAAGAAATCGTTCGAGTGGCCGTTGATTGAAGGCGAACATCCGGTGATTCACACCGCCAAGAAACCTGAGCCCGAGATTCCCGAGCGGGTCGAAACGCCTGATTATGCGCACCTGCTGCCCGAGGAAATACAATCCTTTACGGGCCGTGGGGTATATGATGCCGGTGAGAAGGCACACCTTTCGTTTGTGCAGGGTGGCGGCCACGGCGGCTCGCATCCGCACCTGGCGCATGAGTTTATCTCGGCTCTGATCGAGGATCGCGACCCGTTCCCCAACGCGGCGCAGTCGGCCAACTGGACCAGTGTGGGGATTCTGGCACATGAGTCGGCGATGCAGGGCGGGAAGATCATCCAGGTACCGGATTTCAAGAACCCGTGA
- a CDS encoding sugar MFS transporter encodes MKTASQVVDASSLSKRDTVISILIIGVLFFIFGFVSWVNAILIPYFKIACELTSFQSYLVAFAFYISYFIMSVPAAYLLKAAGFKKGMMIGFWSMALGAFIFVPAAYSRTYEVFLLGLFMIGVGLAILQTAANPYITILGPKERAAQRISIMGICNKAAGILAPLLFAAVILRPTDTDLFAQLSSMGETERGAALDELIRRVIVPYATVGTVLFILGILVFYSPLPELNTEQESPELALANAGKNSIFKFPHLILGAVAIFLHVGTQVIAIDTIIAYAGSMGIGLLEAKVFPSYTLFLTICGYLLGIVLIPKVIRQVNALRICTLLGTVFTLLIIFASGRVNFMGHDADISIWFVVMLGLANSLVWAGIWPLALDELGRFTKLGASILIMGLCGNALMPLLYGYFADLYSLRDAYWVLIPCYLYLVYYAFYGHLVRRWSF; translated from the coding sequence TTGAAAACTGCCTCCCAAGTCGTAGATGCCAGTTCGTTGAGCAAGCGGGACACTGTTATCTCGATTCTCATCATTGGCGTTTTGTTTTTTATTTTCGGCTTTGTGTCGTGGGTGAACGCCATCCTGATTCCCTATTTCAAGATTGCCTGCGAACTGACCAGTTTTCAGTCGTACCTGGTGGCCTTCGCTTTTTACATTTCCTACTTCATTATGTCGGTGCCGGCGGCCTACCTGCTCAAAGCGGCGGGTTTCAAAAAGGGCATGATGATCGGTTTCTGGTCCATGGCACTGGGTGCGTTCATCTTTGTACCGGCGGCTTACTCCCGTACTTACGAAGTGTTTCTGCTGGGCTTGTTCATGATCGGCGTGGGACTGGCGATTTTACAAACGGCGGCTAATCCCTACATCACGATTCTGGGTCCCAAGGAGCGAGCGGCACAGCGGATCAGCATTATGGGTATCTGCAACAAGGCGGCGGGTATCCTGGCTCCGCTGCTCTTTGCCGCCGTTATTCTGCGCCCTACCGATACAGATTTATTCGCGCAATTGTCCTCGATGGGCGAGACCGAACGCGGCGCGGCGCTGGATGAATTGATCCGCCGGGTGATCGTCCCCTACGCTACCGTGGGTACGGTACTTTTTATTTTGGGAATTCTGGTTTTTTATTCCCCGCTCCCCGAACTCAACACCGAGCAGGAAAGCCCCGAACTGGCGCTGGCCAATGCGGGTAAGAACAGCATTTTCAAATTCCCCCATTTGATTCTGGGGGCCGTTGCCATTTTTCTGCACGTAGGTACCCAGGTCATCGCCATCGATACCATCATCGCCTACGCGGGCTCCATGGGCATTGGTCTGCTGGAAGCCAAAGTATTTCCTTCGTATACGCTTTTTCTTACCATTTGTGGGTACCTGTTGGGCATCGTACTCATTCCCAAAGTCATCCGGCAGGTCAATGCGCTGCGTATCTGCACGTTACTGGGAACGGTCTTTACATTACTCATCATCTTTGCCAGCGGAAGGGTCAATTTTATGGGCCACGACGCCGACATCTCCATTTGGTTTGTCGTAATGCTGGGATTAGCCAATTCGCTGGTATGGGCCGGAATCTGGCCGCTGGCGCTGGACGAATTGGGTCGCTTCACGAAGCTGGGCGCGTCCATTCTAATCATGGGATTATGCGGCAACGCACTCATGCCGCTCCTGTACGGTTATTTTGCGGATTTGTATAGCTTGCGCGATGCTTACTGGGTACTCATTCCGTGCTATTTGTACCTGGTGTACTATGCTTTTTACGGGCATCTGGTAAGGCGGTGGAGTTTCTGA
- a CDS encoding Gfo/Idh/MocA family oxidoreductase: MEHNSRRDFIKKTLAGTAALSLGGMLPGFSPKSYARIIGANERVMLGIMGVNSRGLALASNYAVQPNFEILTISDVDSRAAAKCIEAVGKLATRKPEAQPDFRKALENKDMDALVIAAPDHWHAPAAILASKAGKHVYLEKPCSHNPNEGEMLVAVAKKYKNVIQMGNQRRSWPNVAAGIAEVQGGTIGRPYFAKGWYTNNRASIGTGKKVAVPEWLDYELWQGPAPRQPYQDNLIHYNWHWFWNWGTGEALNNGTHMVDLMRWGLGVEYPTRVTSSGGRYRYQDDWQTPDTQVISMEFPNNTALTWEGRSCNGRTVEGESVGVMFYGEKGSILIESGNSYKVYDLENKLVKEVKNDLVIDPRNKMNPSQALDAFHFQNFYDGITKGTPLKSDIVGGHQSTLLCQLGNIALRSGGALDVDSSNGHIKNNPQAMKYWKREYEKGWAPTV, from the coding sequence ATGGAACATAATTCACGTCGCGATTTTATCAAAAAAACGCTGGCTGGCACAGCTGCCTTATCGCTGGGCGGCATGCTGCCCGGTTTTAGCCCCAAAAGTTACGCCCGCATTATTGGGGCTAATGAACGGGTCATGCTAGGCATCATGGGCGTCAATAGCCGGGGACTGGCGTTGGCCTCCAATTATGCTGTCCAGCCCAATTTTGAAATCCTGACCATTTCGGATGTAGATAGCCGGGCGGCAGCCAAGTGCATCGAGGCCGTGGGAAAACTGGCTACCCGGAAACCCGAGGCGCAGCCCGATTTCCGGAAGGCTCTGGAGAATAAGGATATGGATGCTTTGGTGATTGCCGCGCCCGACCACTGGCACGCGCCGGCGGCTATCCTGGCATCTAAAGCAGGCAAGCACGTCTACCTCGAAAAACCTTGCAGCCACAATCCCAACGAAGGAGAGATGCTGGTAGCCGTAGCAAAAAAGTACAAAAACGTGATTCAGATGGGCAATCAGCGGCGCTCGTGGCCCAACGTGGCGGCGGGTATCGCCGAAGTACAGGGGGGTACCATTGGCCGCCCGTACTTTGCCAAGGGCTGGTACACCAATAACCGCGCTTCCATCGGCACGGGCAAGAAAGTGGCCGTACCCGAATGGCTCGATTACGAACTTTGGCAGGGTCCCGCACCGCGTCAGCCGTATCAGGACAACCTGATTCACTACAACTGGCACTGGTTCTGGAACTGGGGTACGGGCGAGGCCCTGAACAACGGCACCCACATGGTGGATCTCATGCGCTGGGGCCTCGGGGTAGAGTACCCTACCCGCGTTACCTCCTCGGGCGGGCGCTACCGCTACCAAGACGACTGGCAAACACCCGACACGCAGGTGATTTCCATGGAATTCCCGAACAATACCGCCCTGACCTGGGAAGGCCGCAGCTGTAACGGCCGCACCGTGGAAGGCGAAAGTGTGGGTGTCATGTTCTACGGTGAAAAAGGCTCCATACTGATCGAGAGCGGAAATTCGTACAAGGTTTACGATCTGGAAAACAAGCTGGTGAAAGAGGTCAAGAACGACCTGGTGATTGATCCGCGCAACAAGATGAATCCTTCGCAGGCGTTGGATGCCTTTCACTTCCAGAATTTCTACGATGGTATTACTAAAGGTACCCCCCTGAAATCCGACATCGTAGGCGGACATCAAAGTACCCTACTCTGTCAGTTGGGAAATATTGCTTTGCGCTCGGGCGGTGCGCTGGATGTTGATTCGAGCAACGGCCATATCAAGAATAATCCTCAGGCCATGAAATACTGGAAACGGGAGTATGAGAAAGGCTGGGCACCTACCGTATAA
- a CDS encoding PVC-type heme-binding CxxCH protein, producing the protein MKRIVLFLLALSLFGACARTSGVTQTDKQEANKPRRLEVLFLGDNGHHRPIDFVPKLMEAMGSKGINFTYTDKLTDLNPQTLGKYDALLLYANWDSIAPAQANALLDFVAGGKGFLPIHCASYCFRNNPEVVKLIGGQFWRHTMDTIQPVWVKPDHPALAGVEPFKTWDETYLHEKLQPDNIILTERIIQPDQAKDKPGVTREPYTWVRTHGKGKVFYTAYGHDERTWNQPGFQNLIEKGIMWAVSDEARKAHEALNPKPFEYRVAKLPNYEQRPGPQMQQLPLSPEESVKHIQIPVDFTLDVFAHEPDVMHPIALAWDEKGRMFVLITKDYPNERKETGGSDYILICEDTNKDGKADKFTRFAEGLSIPTGMVFANGGLIVSQAPHMLFLQDTDGDDKADVKKILFSGFGTFDTHAGPSNLHYGFDNWVYGAVGYSGYKGKFGDKDSLNFGQALYRFRPDGSDMEIMTRTSNNTWGLGFNEAGDLFGSTANNSHGWYMAIPSRYFGDSKIDNGGRSTDTHKDMKPITPKVRQVDVFGGFTAAAGHNFYTARAFPKHYWNSVAFVSEPTGHVLHQNNMVKQGTDYQDAADFNLLAGADEWVSPVFAEVGPDGAVWVADWYSFIIQHNPTPKGFDNGGGNAYDTDLRDYTHGRLYRVGWKNAPAYTPIALDKNNPAQLVATLKNTNMLWRMHAQRLLVERGNKDVVPQLIALVKDNSVDEIGLNPAAIHALWTLHGLGAVNDGPGLEAATAALRHPSAAVRKNAIKVLPKNAATAQALLSVDALHDKEPLVVLNSLLAFTETPLSPAVENALLARIDEYKEADDRWLPDAFAVVMNAHDGAIRQKYLAKRLASAGQRAKASTMATMDHAGMDHTQHAMKETKLADGKPDLAITNITLGPSSPFVREYARITLQIVNQSTVAIPKEKVPVVTVAIRGSGLELNYISRKLDKGLAPGEKVDLAEGNNGPWNAGFGFTAEQAGKVTVTATIDQDNAVDEADERNNVFSKTFEVRRPQLLSDFALERAARSYASYADASAVMDLLKTAQNLDSDGKFAITKGILNGWNVKRKETASPEARELLASLKEGVPSDLSGRMTAFMESFGMKDMEAADPNVQVIRIKAIREALKYDLTQFTVTAGKPVEIIFENPDAMQHNVVIGKPKTMEIIGAAADKLITAKDGAEKNYVPDIPQIIASTPLVNPDQTYRLKFIAPATLGDYPYVCTFPGHWRLMNGVMKVVKEDVAKTAK; encoded by the coding sequence ATGAAACGTATTGTCCTCTTCTTACTGGCCTTGTCCCTGTTTGGGGCCTGCGCCCGCACGTCGGGTGTAACCCAAACCGACAAGCAGGAAGCCAACAAGCCGCGGCGGTTGGAGGTACTCTTCCTGGGTGACAACGGCCACCACCGGCCCATCGACTTTGTGCCCAAGCTCATGGAGGCTATGGGCAGCAAGGGTATCAACTTTACCTATACCGATAAGCTTACGGACCTGAATCCGCAGACGCTGGGCAAATACGATGCCCTGCTGCTGTACGCCAATTGGGACAGTATTGCCCCGGCGCAGGCCAACGCCTTATTGGACTTTGTGGCGGGAGGTAAAGGTTTCTTGCCTATCCACTGCGCTTCCTATTGTTTCAGGAATAATCCTGAGGTAGTGAAGCTGATCGGCGGTCAGTTCTGGCGGCATACGATGGATACGATTCAGCCCGTGTGGGTGAAGCCCGACCACCCCGCGCTGGCGGGCGTCGAACCGTTCAAAACCTGGGACGAAACCTACCTGCACGAAAAACTGCAACCTGATAATATCATCCTGACCGAGCGGATCATTCAGCCCGATCAGGCCAAGGACAAACCGGGCGTTACGAGGGAACCCTACACCTGGGTACGTACCCACGGTAAAGGAAAGGTATTCTACACGGCTTATGGCCACGATGAGCGTACCTGGAATCAGCCGGGATTCCAGAATCTGATCGAGAAAGGAATTATGTGGGCAGTAAGTGACGAAGCGCGCAAGGCCCACGAAGCGCTCAACCCCAAGCCGTTTGAGTATCGGGTAGCCAAACTGCCCAACTACGAGCAGCGGCCGGGCCCGCAGATGCAGCAACTACCACTGTCACCCGAGGAATCGGTGAAGCACATTCAGATACCGGTGGATTTTACGCTGGATGTTTTTGCCCATGAGCCGGACGTCATGCACCCCATCGCGCTGGCCTGGGACGAAAAAGGAAGAATGTTCGTACTGATCACCAAAGACTATCCCAACGAACGTAAGGAAACCGGCGGCAGCGATTACATTCTGATTTGTGAGGATACGAACAAAGACGGCAAGGCTGATAAATTCACCCGCTTTGCCGAAGGCCTGAGTATTCCCACGGGCATGGTGTTTGCCAATGGTGGTCTCATCGTATCGCAGGCGCCGCACATGCTCTTTTTGCAGGATACCGACGGCGATGACAAGGCCGATGTGAAGAAAATCCTATTCTCGGGTTTTGGTACCTTCGACACCCACGCCGGGCCTTCCAACCTGCATTATGGCTTCGACAACTGGGTCTATGGCGCGGTAGGGTACTCGGGCTACAAAGGCAAGTTTGGGGACAAAGACAGTCTGAACTTTGGTCAGGCGCTGTACCGTTTCCGCCCCGACGGCTCCGACATGGAAATTATGACGCGTACCTCGAACAATACTTGGGGACTGGGCTTCAATGAAGCGGGCGATCTGTTCGGCTCTACGGCCAATAATTCGCATGGTTGGTACATGGCCATTCCCAGCCGGTATTTTGGAGACAGCAAGATCGACAACGGCGGTCGCAGCACGGACACGCACAAGGATATGAAACCCATCACACCCAAGGTACGTCAGGTAGACGTGTTCGGTGGTTTCACGGCGGCGGCTGGTCACAATTTCTATACGGCCCGTGCTTTCCCGAAGCATTACTGGAACAGCGTGGCCTTCGTATCGGAACCTACAGGCCACGTGCTGCATCAGAACAATATGGTGAAACAAGGTACCGACTACCAGGATGCCGCCGACTTCAACCTGCTGGCGGGGGCCGACGAATGGGTGTCGCCCGTCTTCGCTGAGGTAGGTCCCGATGGGGCCGTGTGGGTAGCTGACTGGTATAGCTTTATCATTCAACATAACCCTACCCCCAAAGGATTCGACAACGGGGGCGGAAACGCCTACGATACCGATCTCCGCGATTATACCCACGGGCGGTTATACCGGGTTGGCTGGAAAAATGCTCCGGCTTATACGCCCATTGCGCTGGATAAAAACAATCCTGCCCAATTGGTGGCTACGTTGAAAAATACCAATATGTTGTGGCGGATGCACGCGCAGCGGTTGCTGGTGGAGCGCGGCAATAAAGATGTGGTACCCCAATTGATCGCTTTGGTAAAAGATAATTCGGTAGATGAAATCGGTCTGAATCCGGCGGCTATCCACGCGTTGTGGACACTCCACGGCCTTGGGGCGGTCAATGATGGACCCGGTTTGGAAGCCGCCACGGCTGCCCTGCGTCACCCGAGTGCGGCCGTGCGCAAGAATGCCATTAAGGTACTTCCCAAAAATGCCGCCACGGCTCAGGCGCTCCTCAGTGTGGATGCTTTGCACGATAAAGAGCCCCTGGTGGTACTGAATTCCTTGCTGGCCTTTACCGAAACGCCGCTAAGCCCCGCCGTAGAAAACGCACTGCTGGCGCGGATCGATGAATACAAGGAAGCCGACGACCGCTGGCTACCCGACGCCTTTGCGGTAGTGATGAATGCCCATGACGGTGCGATCCGGCAGAAGTACCTGGCGAAGCGACTGGCTTCGGCGGGACAGCGCGCCAAGGCTTCTACCATGGCCACGATGGACCATGCAGGCATGGATCACACCCAGCATGCTATGAAAGAAACCAAGCTGGCGGATGGCAAGCCCGACCTGGCCATTACCAACATCACCCTGGGACCATCCAGTCCTTTTGTGCGGGAGTACGCTCGTATTACGTTGCAGATCGTCAACCAAAGTACCGTGGCCATTCCCAAAGAAAAGGTACCTGTGGTAACCGTAGCCATTCGCGGCAGTGGACTGGAATTGAATTACATCAGCCGGAAACTGGACAAAGGACTGGCACCAGGTGAAAAGGTGGATCTGGCGGAGGGAAACAACGGTCCCTGGAACGCGGGTTTTGGTTTTACGGCCGAACAAGCCGGGAAAGTAACCGTGACGGCAACCATCGACCAGGACAACGCCGTGGACGAAGCCGACGAGCGTAACAACGTATTTAGCAAGACCTTTGAGGTACGTCGCCCGCAATTGCTGTCGGATTTCGCGCTGGAACGCGCCGCCCGTAGTTATGCGTCGTATGCCGATGCCAGTGCCGTGATGGATTTGCTCAAAACCGCGCAGAATCTGGATTCTGACGGGAAATTTGCAATCACCAAGGGCATTCTGAACGGCTGGAATGTTAAGCGCAAAGAAACCGCCTCCCCCGAAGCCCGGGAATTGCTGGCCAGTTTGAAAGAGGGGGTACCTTCTGACCTGTCGGGCCGCATGACGGCCTTCATGGAATCGTTCGGGATGAAGGATATGGAAGCTGCCGATCCCAACGTGCAGGTGATTCGTATCAAAGCCATTCGCGAAGCGTTGAAATATGATCTGACGCAATTCACGGTAACCGCCGGAAAGCCCGTAGAGATTATCTTTGAGAATCCCGACGCCATGCAGCACAACGTCGTCATCGGCAAGCCCAAGACGATGGAAATCATCGGAGCCGCCGCCGACAAACTAATTACGGCCAAGGACGGAGCAGAGAAAAACTACGTACCCGATATCCCGCAGATCATTGCTTCCACGCCGCTGGTCAACCCCGACCAGACCTACCGTTTGAAATTCATAGCCCCCGCCACGCTGGGTGATTATCCCTACGTGTGTACCTTCCCCGGTCACTGGCGGTTGATGAATGGCGTGATGAAGGTCGTGAAGGAAGATGTGGCGAAAACCGCTAAGTAG
- a CDS encoding Gfo/Idh/MocA family protein, producing MENAFSRRSFMKTAAVTGLGLSQLSFSDPRYLAGKRIGIIGLDTSHSVAFTKVLNAAEPDATYQGYRVVAAYPQGSKDIESSVKRIPEYTETVKKLGVEIVDSIADLLTKVDVVLLETNDGRRHLEQVIPVLKAGKRVFVDKPIAGSLADAVAIFEASKRYNVPLFSASSLRYIKGVEGLDKGTVVGADTFSPAVLEKTHPDLFWYGVHGVETLFTVMGTGCKSVERIHTDLTDIVVGTWGDGRVGTFRGTRSGKHEYGGTVFTQNGNIVLGPYAGYEPLLKEIIQFFETGTPPVSAAETLEIFAFMEAADESKRQNGAAVTLESVMQKAKTK from the coding sequence ATGGAAAACGCATTCTCCCGTCGGAGCTTCATGAAAACCGCCGCCGTTACGGGGCTCGGACTTTCTCAACTTAGTTTTTCTGATCCCAGGTACCTGGCGGGTAAGCGGATCGGGATTATCGGCCTGGATACTTCGCACAGCGTAGCATTCACCAAAGTACTCAATGCGGCCGAACCCGATGCAACCTACCAGGGCTACCGTGTGGTGGCGGCCTATCCGCAGGGTAGCAAGGATATCGAGTCGAGCGTCAAGCGCATTCCTGAATATACCGAGACCGTCAAAAAGCTGGGTGTCGAGATTGTGGATTCCATTGCGGATCTGCTGACCAAAGTCGATGTGGTACTGCTGGAAACCAACGACGGACGGCGACATCTCGAACAAGTGATTCCGGTCCTGAAAGCGGGCAAGCGCGTATTTGTGGACAAGCCCATCGCGGGTTCATTGGCCGATGCCGTTGCCATTTTTGAGGCTTCCAAACGATATAATGTACCCTTGTTTTCGGCCTCATCGCTACGCTACATCAAAGGCGTGGAGGGGCTGGATAAAGGTACGGTCGTTGGGGCCGATACATTCAGCCCGGCTGTACTGGAGAAAACCCATCCCGATTTGTTCTGGTACGGCGTGCATGGCGTCGAAACGCTGTTTACCGTAATGGGCACGGGTTGTAAAAGTGTGGAACGCATCCATACCGACCTAACCGACATTGTGGTAGGTACCTGGGGCGATGGCCGCGTGGGTACCTTCCGGGGTACCCGCTCGGGTAAGCACGAGTATGGCGGGACGGTATTCACCCAAAATGGCAATATCGTGCTGGGGCCCTACGCGGGCTACGAACCACTTTTGAAAGAGATCATCCAATTTTTTGAAACAGGTACCCCGCCCGTTTCGGCCGCGGAAACGTTGGAAATATTTGCCTTTATGGAAGCCGCCGACGAAAGCAAGCGGCAAAACGGGGCGGCCGTCACGCTGGAAAGTGTCATGCAGAAAGCAAAAACCAAATAG
- a CDS encoding sugar phosphate isomerase/epimerase family protein: MNLLLWGTQVDESLFPVLDLIQEIGFEGVEVPVFNPDPDAWHGWRKRLDEMGLHREADTFCGADTNLISPDASVRAHALETLKRSVDCAVVLGAKNLMGPFNAALSVFTGQPATSEEWKWGVEGIQNLSEYAQNQGVGLGMEYLNRFETYLTSCGDDLIRFVDEVNHPACRIMFDTFHANIEEKNIGDCIRTMGDRISFIQLSENDRSTPGKGNVAWPGVFQAIQDIQYDGWLSIEAFSPKLPAANIWRKMFDSEEQLMRDGLAFIKANTLCPTL, from the coding sequence ATGAACCTCCTTCTATGGGGGACCCAGGTGGATGAAAGCCTTTTTCCGGTGCTTGATCTGATTCAGGAAATCGGGTTTGAAGGAGTGGAGGTACCCGTCTTTAATCCCGATCCCGATGCCTGGCACGGCTGGCGTAAACGGCTGGACGAAATGGGCCTGCACCGCGAAGCGGATACGTTCTGCGGTGCCGACACCAATCTGATTAGTCCCGATGCCAGCGTTCGCGCCCATGCGCTGGAAACATTGAAACGTAGCGTGGATTGTGCCGTGGTACTGGGAGCCAAAAACCTGATGGGACCTTTCAACGCAGCCCTGAGCGTATTCACGGGCCAACCTGCCACCAGCGAAGAATGGAAATGGGGAGTAGAAGGTATTCAAAACCTGTCGGAATATGCCCAGAATCAGGGTGTGGGACTAGGTATGGAGTACCTCAATCGCTTCGAAACCTACCTGACCAGCTGCGGTGACGACCTGATCCGCTTCGTGGATGAGGTGAACCATCCGGCCTGCCGGATCATGTTCGACACCTTTCATGCCAATATCGAGGAAAAAAACATCGGCGACTGTATCCGTACCATGGGCGACCGAATCTCATTTATCCAATTGTCCGAAAATGACCGATCCACGCCCGGTAAAGGTAACGTGGCCTGGCCGGGCGTATTTCAGGCCATTCAGGATATACAGTACGACGGCTGGCTGAGCATCGAGGCATTCAGCCCGAAGCTACCCGCTGCCAACATCTGGCGTAAGATGTTCGATTCCGAAGAACAACTCATGCGCGATGGGTTGGCTTTCATAAAAGCCAATACCCTCTGTCCAACTTTGTAA
- a CDS encoding MOSC domain-containing protein, translating into MTEPSKNSPLHELMQHFVHPGTVEWIGLRPVARQPMVEVAEAYARIGTGLDGDRYKGKPESKRQVSLIQAEHLTAVGSFLGQEPIDPLLTRRNIVMRGINLLALKDKRFTIGEAVLEYTGECYPCSRMEKNLGEGGYNAMRQHGGILARVVKEGTIRVGDRVEVVA; encoded by the coding sequence ATGACCGAGCCCTCCAAGAACTCCCCACTGCACGAACTGATGCAGCATTTTGTCCATCCAGGTACCGTAGAATGGATCGGCCTGCGCCCCGTAGCCCGGCAGCCGATGGTAGAGGTAGCCGAAGCCTACGCCCGCATCGGAACCGGACTCGATGGCGACCGCTACAAGGGAAAACCGGAAAGCAAGCGGCAGGTGTCGCTGATTCAGGCAGAGCATCTGACAGCGGTGGGTTCGTTTTTGGGCCAGGAACCGATTGATCCTCTTCTGACCCGCCGCAATATTGTGATGCGCGGCATCAACCTGCTCGCTTTAAAAGACAAACGCTTTACCATCGGTGAAGCCGTACTGGAATATACCGGCGAATGCTATCCGTGCAGTCGTATGGAGAAGAACCTCGGCGAAGGTGGCTACAATGCCATGCGTCAGCATGGGGGTATCCTGGCGCGGGTGGTGAAGGAAGGTACTATTCGGGTTGGGGATCGGGTGGAGGTGGTGGCGTAA
- a CDS encoding AraC family transcriptional regulator yields MKPALLKNIESPTASLTIQQLEEPHFDPNWHFHPHYQLFTVLEGTGSRLIGDSIRPFEAGDTVFLGPDIPHLWRSEATYFEKESTQKTRGIVLYFQEDFLGKEFLAKSELHPVEQLLRESKRGIAYSGKARTAIVSTLGKLLVSDGFERIIGLLKLLNTLAHSTEGQPITSHNYTNTYKVSETERMQKVHNYVWQHFKDDIRLGEAASLAGMSEAAFCRYFRARANKTFTDYVSEIRIGHATKLLLDTSWTISQIAYESGFDTLSNFNRNFKKLTRQTPREYRSTYRTSVQ; encoded by the coding sequence ATGAAACCTGCACTTCTCAAAAACATCGAAAGCCCAACAGCTTCACTGACTATCCAGCAGCTTGAAGAGCCACATTTTGATCCCAATTGGCATTTTCATCCCCATTATCAGCTTTTTACGGTCCTGGAAGGTACGGGCAGCCGGTTGATCGGGGATTCCATCCGGCCCTTTGAGGCGGGCGACACGGTATTTTTGGGTCCCGACATACCGCATTTATGGCGCAGTGAGGCTACTTACTTTGAGAAGGAAAGTACCCAAAAGACCCGCGGGATTGTGCTTTATTTTCAGGAGGATTTTCTGGGAAAGGAATTCCTGGCCAAATCGGAGTTACACCCGGTAGAGCAGTTGCTCCGGGAATCGAAGCGCGGCATCGCCTACTCCGGAAAAGCCCGCACCGCCATTGTAAGCACACTGGGCAAGCTGCTGGTCAGCGATGGTTTTGAACGCATTATCGGGCTACTGAAGCTTCTCAACACCCTAGCCCATAGCACCGAAGGCCAGCCCATCACAAGCCACAATTATACGAACACATACAAGGTATCCGAAACGGAACGCATGCAAAAGGTACATAACTACGTGTGGCAACATTTCAAAGACGATATCCGGCTGGGCGAAGCGGCGTCGCTGGCGGGTATGAGTGAGGCCGCTTTTTGTCGGTATTTCCGCGCCCGGGCCAACAAGACTTTCACCGATTACGTTAGCGAAATCCGCATTGGTCACGCCACTAAACTTCTGTTGGATACCTCCTGGACTATCTCCCAGATCGCCTACGAAAGCGGCTTCGACACGCTCTCCAATTTCAACCGGAATTTCAAGAAGCTCACCCGCCAGACACCGCGCGAATACCGGAGTACCTACCGAACTTCGGTGCAGTAG